A genomic stretch from Chloroflexota bacterium includes:
- a CDS encoding cytochrome C biogenesis protein, with protein sequence MGALGALDLTLPVVLGAALIDSINPCAFAVLLTFIAATLVLAERASATGPGARWLLWRLGLVYVGGIFVTYLGLGLGLLSFATSLGQTHWVGRTAAVGAMLLGLLALQEALVPEWGSRLTVPAGLHGRLKALSARATVPAAFAAGVLVGLCTVPCSGAVYLAVLGLLASQATYLEGVGYLVLYNLVFVLPLVVMLALAGSRPVFNRLGRWQLHHREALKGGLGVTAIGLGIVLLETL encoded by the coding sequence ATGGGCGCGCTGGGCGCACTCGACCTGACCTTGCCGGTGGTCCTCGGGGCGGCGCTGATCGACAGCATCAACCCGTGCGCGTTCGCCGTCTTGCTCACGTTCATTGCCGCGACGCTCGTCCTGGCCGAGCGCGCGAGTGCGACCGGCCCGGGTGCCCGCTGGCTCCTCTGGCGGCTGGGCCTAGTGTACGTTGGCGGCATCTTCGTCACCTACCTCGGCCTCGGTCTCGGCCTCCTCTCCTTCGCCACCTCGCTGGGTCAGACGCATTGGGTCGGGCGGACCGCGGCCGTCGGGGCGATGCTCCTCGGACTGCTGGCGCTCCAGGAGGCGCTGGTACCCGAGTGGGGCTCGCGCCTGACGGTGCCGGCCGGCCTCCACGGCCGCCTCAAGGCGCTGAGTGCACGGGCCACCGTACCGGCGGCGTTCGCGGCCGGCGTGCTGGTTGGCCTGTGCACCGTGCCGTGTTCCGGCGCCGTCTACCTCGCGGTGCTGGGCCTGCTCGCAAGTCAGGCCACCTACCTGGAGGGCGTTGGCTATCTGGTGCTCTACAACCTGGTCTTCGTGCTGCCGCTCGTGGTCATGCTGGCGCTGGCCGGCTCGCGGCCGGTCTTCAATCGGCTCGGCCGGTGGCAGCTCCACCATCGCGAGGCGCTCAAGGGCGGCCTCGGCGTGACGGCGATCGGGCTCGGCATCGTCCTGCTCGAAACCCTGTAG
- a CDS encoding helix-turn-helix transcriptional regulator, with protein MRQDPQFSLKAKLFRGLADPSRLAILEILRAGERTVSDVVEATGLSQPNVSSHLACLRDCGLVLSRQDGRFVYYRLADARVEDLLRQAEGILVSVADRVYACTRYES; from the coding sequence ATGCGGCAGGATCCTCAGTTCAGTCTGAAGGCGAAGCTGTTCCGCGGCCTTGCCGATCCATCGCGCCTGGCGATCCTCGAGATCCTGCGTGCGGGCGAGCGGACGGTGTCGGACGTCGTCGAGGCAACGGGGCTGTCCCAGCCGAACGTGTCGAGCCACCTGGCGTGCCTGCGGGATTGCGGGCTTGTCTTGAGTCGGCAGGATGGTCGCTTCGTGTACTACCGACTCGCCGATGCACGCGTCGAGGATCTGCTGCGCCAGGCCGAGGGCATCCTGGTCAGTGTTGCCGACCGCGTCTACGCCTGTACCCGCTACGAGTCTTGA
- a CDS encoding MFS transporter, whose protein sequence is MAANIITPLPVALVLRFVYGLKTSAGIVVFNSVVQEAVPDSVRGRVFTLLDVTWHATRLLSLALGGLLVDRVGIQPLYWSGGLGLLTSGVLGVLLLGRELLTSTRRMDR, encoded by the coding sequence TTGGCGGCCAACATCATCACACCGCTGCCCGTCGCCCTCGTGCTGCGCTTCGTCTACGGGCTCAAGACCTCAGCCGGCATCGTCGTGTTCAACTCCGTGGTGCAGGAGGCCGTGCCCGACTCCGTGCGCGGTCGCGTCTTCACCCTGCTGGACGTGACGTGGCACGCGACGCGGCTCCTGTCCCTGGCGCTCGGGGGACTGCTCGTCGACCGCGTTGGCATCCAACCGCTCTACTGGTCAGGCGGACTGGGACTGCTGACTTCCGGCGTCCTCGGAGTCCTCCTTCTCGGGCGGGAGCTGCTCACGAGCACACGGCGCATGGATCGCTAG
- the cadA gene encoding cadmium-translocating P-type ATPase, whose amino-acid sequence MTTSASRTSVDLPIVGMDCADEAAHIEAAVGKVPGVLEVRALVAAQRARVTYDPVRVTPAQIVAAIEQTGCSVRDEHEPAAAETQAEGRRDIGQIIGWGALGMVAVVVLVAALGERLGLLDAVLERLPWWIPALAIILGGWGVFGGVLRAARRAEVTSHTLMTTGVIASAAIGQWTTAALIVFFMRFADWIEELTTERSRQALKQLVALQPPSARVQRDGREVDVPVAEVAVGDIVVVRPGERIPVDGEVMEGQAPVDQAPITGESVPVEKGLGDAVFAATVTQAGFLKVRATRVGADTTFGRIVRLVEEAESQKAPVQRFADRFSSYYLPAVLLIAAMTYLATGQVVNAVAVLVVACACAITLATPVVVLASVGNAARRGLLVKGGIALEQLARVDTVVMDKTGTLTRGEPRLTDVVPLNGIGEADLLATVAAVEARSEHPLAKALVRAADERGLARPEPDAFTPLPGRGLVGAVAGREWAVGNRRLLAERGVAPSPEHERRAQAFERDGKTVFFVADGAGVTGLVAVADVVRPEVRAALLDLKRLGVRRLLLLTGDNERVAAAVAQELGLEYRAELLPDEKIAAVKALQAEGAVVMMVGDGVNDAPALAQADVGVAMGAAGTDVAIEAADVALMRDDWAMVPEAIRLGRRSARVIRQNLGFTAAYNVIGIALAFVGLLPPVWAAAAQSLPDVAIMANSARLLRVPRAGPPRSDTE is encoded by the coding sequence ATGACGACGTCTGCGAGCCGAACAAGCGTCGACCTGCCGATCGTCGGCATGGACTGCGCCGACGAAGCGGCGCACATCGAGGCCGCGGTCGGCAAGGTACCCGGCGTGCTCGAGGTACGGGCGCTCGTCGCGGCTCAGCGAGCGCGTGTGACGTATGACCCGGTCCGCGTGACGCCCGCCCAGATCGTCGCCGCGATCGAGCAGACGGGGTGCAGCGTCCGCGACGAGCACGAGCCGGCCGCGGCTGAGACGCAGGCGGAGGGTCGTCGGGACATCGGCCAGATCATCGGCTGGGGCGCCCTGGGCATGGTCGCCGTCGTGGTACTGGTCGCCGCGCTCGGCGAGCGGCTCGGTCTGCTCGACGCTGTGCTCGAGCGCCTGCCGTGGTGGATTCCGGCCCTGGCGATTATCCTGGGTGGCTGGGGCGTGTTCGGCGGCGTGCTCCGGGCCGCCCGGCGCGCCGAGGTGACGAGCCACACCCTGATGACGACCGGCGTCATCGCGTCGGCCGCGATCGGCCAGTGGACGACGGCCGCGCTGATCGTGTTCTTCATGCGCTTCGCCGACTGGATCGAGGAGCTGACGACCGAGCGGAGCCGCCAGGCACTCAAGCAGCTCGTCGCGCTCCAGCCGCCGTCGGCGCGCGTCCAGCGCGACGGCCGTGAGGTCGACGTGCCGGTCGCCGAGGTCGCGGTTGGAGATATCGTGGTCGTCCGCCCGGGTGAGCGCATCCCCGTCGACGGCGAGGTGATGGAGGGGCAGGCGCCGGTCGACCAGGCGCCGATCACTGGCGAGAGCGTGCCGGTCGAGAAGGGCCTGGGGGACGCCGTGTTCGCCGCGACGGTGACGCAGGCCGGCTTCTTGAAGGTTCGCGCCACGAGGGTGGGCGCCGACACGACGTTCGGCCGGATCGTGCGGCTGGTCGAGGAGGCTGAGTCGCAGAAGGCGCCGGTCCAGCGCTTCGCCGACCGCTTCTCGTCCTACTACCTGCCGGCCGTGCTGCTCATTGCCGCCATGACCTACCTGGCCACCGGGCAGGTCGTGAACGCCGTCGCGGTGCTGGTCGTCGCCTGCGCCTGCGCGATCACGCTGGCAACTCCCGTCGTCGTCCTGGCGAGCGTCGGCAACGCGGCCCGGCGGGGCCTGCTCGTCAAGGGCGGGATCGCGCTGGAGCAGCTCGCCAGGGTCGACACCGTCGTCATGGACAAGACCGGCACGCTCACCCGTGGCGAGCCGCGCCTGACCGACGTCGTGCCGCTCAACGGCATCGGCGAGGCCGATCTGCTAGCGACCGTTGCGGCCGTGGAGGCACGGAGTGAGCACCCGCTGGCGAAGGCGCTCGTGCGGGCGGCCGACGAGCGGGGCCTGGCGCGACCGGAGCCCGACGCGTTCACGCCCCTGCCCGGGCGCGGGCTGGTCGGCGCGGTGGCCGGGCGCGAGTGGGCGGTGGGTAACCGCCGGCTGCTCGCCGAGCGCGGCGTCGCCCCGTCGCCCGAGCACGAGCGGCGGGCCCAGGCCTTCGAGCGCGACGGGAAGACCGTGTTCTTCGTCGCGGACGGCGCCGGCGTGACCGGGCTGGTGGCGGTGGCCGACGTAGTGCGCCCCGAGGTGCGGGCGGCGCTCCTCGACCTGAAGCGGCTGGGCGTGCGGCGCCTGCTCCTGCTCACGGGCGACAACGAGCGGGTGGCCGCGGCCGTCGCGCAGGAGCTCGGGCTCGAATACCGCGCCGAGCTACTGCCGGACGAGAAGATCGCGGCTGTCAAGGCTCTTCAGGCGGAAGGCGCGGTGGTCATGATGGTGGGCGACGGCGTGAACGACGCGCCGGCGCTGGCCCAGGCCGACGTCGGCGTGGCGATGGGCGCGGCCGGGACCGACGTGGCGATCGAGGCGGCAGATGTGGCGCTGATGCGCGACGATTGGGCGATGGTCCCGGAGGCGATTCGCCTCGGCCGGCGCTCGGCGCGCGTGATCCGCCAAAACCTTGGCTTCACGGCCGCGTACAACGTCATCGGCATTGCTCTCGCGTTCGTCGGCCTGTTGCCGCCGGTGTGGGCAGCGGCCGCCCAGAGCCTGCCCGACGTCGCGATCATGGCCAACTCCGCGCGGCTACTCCGGGTCCCCCGCGCAGGACCACCCCGCTCCGACACCGAGTGA
- a CDS encoding DUF1513 domain-containing protein — protein MLLRGAGTLLTLAGLVIGAVLTTGLQAEAQAQPVAPATAGVQGTVWVAEEEGNGRTAIDASTNRVVTRLIGVEGPHNVQVAPDGRTVWAVSGHDALAVKIDGTTYELRGVTPTGKSPAHVVVTPDGNMAYVTNGDDNTVSAIDAATMQTVATIPVGAYPHGLRPSPDGRWVYVANAKGTTLSVIDTQTNERVAEIEVGQAPVQVGFSPDGASVYASLGGEDALVKIEVASRTVTGTTRVGVGPIQVFVTPDGREVVVANQGTRATPSTTVSIVDAATLAVTSTIETGRGAHGVAIEPSGRHAYITNIYGDDVAVVDLIERTVVATVPSGGAPNGVSFSPLAPAPAPAAEVRLAVPRHDTPAHDDEPGHEETMPGMGH, from the coding sequence ATGCTGCTGCGCGGCGCCGGCACGCTGCTGACCCTGGCTGGATTGGTGATCGGGGCGGTGCTGACAACGGGGCTCCAGGCCGAGGCACAGGCGCAGCCAGTGGCACCGGCCACCGCCGGCGTGCAGGGCACGGTCTGGGTTGCCGAGGAGGAGGGCAACGGGCGCACGGCGATCGACGCGTCGACCAATCGGGTGGTGACCCGGCTGATCGGCGTCGAGGGGCCGCACAACGTCCAGGTCGCCCCGGACGGGCGGACGGTCTGGGCGGTGAGCGGCCACGATGCCCTGGCGGTGAAGATCGACGGCACAACTTACGAGCTGCGGGGGGTGACGCCGACGGGCAAGAGCCCGGCCCACGTCGTGGTGACGCCCGACGGGAACATGGCCTACGTCACCAACGGCGACGACAACACCGTCAGCGCGATCGACGCCGCGACCATGCAGACGGTCGCGACGATCCCGGTTGGCGCCTACCCGCACGGTCTGCGCCCCAGCCCGGACGGTCGCTGGGTCTACGTCGCGAACGCGAAAGGCACGACGCTCAGCGTGATCGACACGCAGACAAACGAGCGCGTCGCCGAGATCGAGGTCGGGCAGGCTCCGGTCCAGGTCGGGTTCTCGCCCGACGGGGCATCGGTCTACGCCTCGCTCGGCGGCGAGGATGCGCTCGTCAAGATCGAAGTCGCGTCGCGCACGGTGACCGGCACGACCCGCGTCGGCGTCGGGCCGATCCAGGTCTTCGTGACGCCGGACGGCCGCGAGGTCGTCGTCGCGAATCAGGGCACCCGCGCGACCCCGAGCACGACGGTCTCGATCGTGGACGCCGCGACGCTCGCCGTGACGAGCACGATCGAGACCGGGCGCGGGGCCCACGGCGTGGCCATCGAGCCCTCCGGTCGTCACGCCTACATCACCAACATCTACGGCGACGACGTGGCGGTCGTCGACCTGATCGAGCGCACGGTCGTGGCGACCGTCCCGTCCGGCGGGGCGCCGAACGGCGTGAGCTTCTCGCCGCTCGCCCCGGCGCCGGCACCGGCGGCGGAGGTGCGCCTGGCCGTGCCGCGACACGACACGCCCGCGCATGACGACGAGCCCGGGCACGAGGAGACCATGCCCGGCATGGGGCACTAG
- a CDS encoding cupredoxin domain-containing protein produces MAGALLFPARGSAGPADKTVQITMGGFSSPVIGATAGQPLRVKIVNPDSSYHTDGGGWHQLAIPELRVDARVAPRSESVVEIPAAAPGEYAFYCDVCCGGKENPSMQGVLIVTA; encoded by the coding sequence GTGGCCGGTGCACTGCTGTTCCCGGCGCGAGGCTCAGCCGGACCGGCCGATAAGACGGTCCAGATCACGATGGGCGGGTTCAGCTCACCAGTGATCGGCGCGACGGCCGGCCAGCCGCTCCGGGTCAAGATCGTCAACCCGGATAGCTCCTATCACACCGATGGCGGCGGCTGGCACCAGCTCGCCATCCCCGAGCTGCGGGTTGACGCACGCGTGGCGCCGCGCAGCGAGTCGGTTGTGGAGATCCCCGCCGCGGCCCCCGGCGAGTACGCCTTCTATTGCGATGTCTGCTGCGGCGGGAAGGAGAACCCGTCGATGCAGGGCGTCCTCATCGTCACGGCCTGA